From a single Haemorhous mexicanus isolate bHaeMex1 chromosome 29, bHaeMex1.pri, whole genome shotgun sequence genomic region:
- the CACTIN gene encoding splicing factor Cactin isoform X1, giving the protein MGSGSRSPARGGRSERDRDRERERERERRSRSGSHGRRHRSRTKSRSRSRGRRREPSSGSDSGDERQKWKKKKRSRSRERHRKDRRKQRSRSQGRSSSSSPERRRDRAARSRELRRRRDGSKSSVSSVSSPSPPQPRSREESGQQLSLQERLRLREEKKKQAALMKALETPEEKRARRLAKKEAKERKKREKMGWGEEYMGYTNTDNPFGDNNLLGTFIWSKALEKKGISHLDEKDLKERNKRIQEDNRLELQKVKQLRLEREREKAMREQELEMLQREKEAEHFKTWEEQEDNFHLQQAKLRSKIRIRDGRAKPIDLLAKYISAEDDDLAVEMHEPYTFLNGLTVSDMEDLVEDIQVYMELEQGKNVDFWRDMTIITEDEIAKLRKLEASGKGGPGERRDGVNASVSSDVQSVFKGKTYNQLQALYQGIESKIRAGGPNLDIGYWESLLQQLKAYMARARLRERHQDVLRQKLYKLKQEQGVESEPLFPIIKRETVSPSDSPLFSLPCRLDPEESLEAQPGPSSEPEAEQDTEAKGEMEGEAVLMEEDLIQQSLDDYDAGKYSPRLLGPNELPFDAHVLEAEEDTHRLLLLRQQLQVTGDASESTDDIFFRKAKEGMGADEAQFSVEMPLTGRAYLWADKYRPRKPRFFNRVHTGFEWNKYNQTHYDFDNPPPKIVQGYKFNIFYPDLIDKRSTPEYFLEACQDNKDFAILRFHAGPPYEDIAFKIVNREWEYSHRHGFRCQFANGIFQLWFHFKRYRYRR; this is encoded by the exons ATGGGCTCCGGGTCGCGcagcccggcccggggcggCCGCTCGGagcgggaccgggaccgggaaagagaaagagaaagggagaggcGCTCGCGGTCCGGGAGCCACGGGCGGCGACACCGCAGCCGGACCAAGAGCCGGAGCCGGAGTCGGGGCCGACGCCGGGAGCCGAGCTCGGG CTCGGACTCCGGCGATGAgagacagaaatggaaaaagaaaaaaagaagtcgCAGCCGGGAGCGGCACCGTAAGGACCGGAGGAAACAGCGCTCACGGTCCCAGGGCcgctcctccagctccagcccggAGCGCCGGCGGGACAGGGCAGCGCGGAGCCGAGAGCTGCGCCGCAGGAGAGATGGATCCAAGTCCTCCGTGTCTTCCGtcagctccccctccccgccgcagccccgcaGCCGGGAGGAGTcggggcagcagctgagcctgcAGGAGCGGCTGAGGCTgagggaggagaagaagaaacagGCGGCTCTGATGAAGGCCTTGGAGACGCCCGAGGAGAAGCGGGCACGGAGGTTGGCCAAGAAGGAAGCCAAGGAGAGAAAGAAGCGGGAGAAAATGGGCTGGGGTGAGGAGTACATGGGCTACACCAACACCGACAATCCCTTCGGGGACAACAACCTGCTGGGCACGTTCATCTGGAGCAAg GcactggaaaagaaagggaTCAGCCATCTGGACGAGAAGGACCTGAAGGAGAGGAACAAGCGAATCCAGGAGGACAATcgcctggagctgcagaag GTGAAGCAGCTGCGCCTGGAGCGGGAGCGGGAAAAAGCCATGcgtgagcaggagctggagatgctgcagcGGGAGAAGGAGGCAGAGCACTTCAAAacctgggaagagcaggaggacaACTTCCATTTGCAGCAGGCCAAGCTGCG GTCCAAGATCCGGATTCGGGATGGGAGGGCGAAGCCCATCGATCTTCTGGCCAAGTACATCAGCGCAGAGGACGATGATCTGGCTGTGGAGATGCACGAGCCCTACACCTTCCTCAACGGCTTGACCGTCTCCGACATGGAGGACCTGGTGGAGGACATCCAG GTGTACATGGAGCTGGAGCAAGGAAAAAACGTGGACTTCTGGAGGGACATGACCATCATCACGGAGGATGAGATAGCCAAGCTCCGCAAGCTGGAGGCCTCTGGGAAAGGAGGACCAG GGGAGCGTCGGGATGGTGTCAACGCCTCGGTCAGCTCAGATGTGCAGTCCGTGTTCAAGGGGAAGACGTACAACCAGCTGCAAGCTCTGTACCAGGGCATTGAGAGCAAGATCCGGGCAGGAGGGCCCAACCTGGACATCGGGTACTGGGagagcctcctgcagcagctgaaggcttACATGGCTCGGGCCAG aTTGCGGGAGCGGCACCAGGACGTGCTGCGTCAGAAGCTGTACAAGCtgaagcaggagcagggtgtggAGAGCGAACCGCTCTTCCCCATCATCAAGCGGGAGACAGTTTCCCCCAGTGACAG tcctctcttctcccttccGTGCAGGCTGGATCCCGAGGAGAGCCttgaggcacagccagggccgTCCTCAGagccagaggcagagcaggacacagaggCCAAGGGAGAGATGGAGGGGGAGGCTGTGCTGATGGAGGAGGATCTgatccagcagagcctggatgaCTATGATGCGGGCAAGTACAGCCCCCGGCTGCTGGGCCCCAATGAGCTGCCCTTCGACGCCCACGTGCTGGAGGCTGAGGAGGACACGCACCGGCTGCTACTCCTgcgccagcagctccaggtgacag GTGATGCTTCCGAGAGCACCGACGACATCTTCTTCCGTAAGGCCAAGGAGGGCATGGGCGCGGACGAGGCACAGTTCAGCGTGGAGATGCCGCTCACGGGCAGGGCCTATCTGTGGGCTGACAAGTACCGGCCCCGCAAGCCCCGCTTCTTCAACCGTGTGCACACAGGCTTCGAGTGGAACAAGTACAACCAGACCCACTACGACTTCGacaaccccccccccaagaTCGTGCAGGGCTATAAGTTCAACATCTTCTACCCCGACCTCATTGACAAGCGCTCAACGCCCGAGTACTTCCTGGAGGCCTGTCAGGACAACAAGGACTTTGCCATCCTGCGCTTCCATGCCGGGCCACCCTATGAGGACATCGCCTTCAAGATCGTCAACAGGGAGTGGGAGTATTCCCACCGCCACGGCTTCCGCTGCCAGTTTGCCAATGGTATCTTCCAGCTCTGGTTCCACTTCAAGCGTTACCGGTACCGCCGGTGA
- the CACTIN gene encoding splicing factor Cactin isoform X2 — MGSGSRSPARGGRSERDRDRERERERERRSRSGSHGRRHRSRTKSRSRSRGRRREPSSGSDSGDERQKWKKKKRSRSRERHRKDRRKQRSRSQGRSSSSSPERRRDRAARSRELRRRRDGSKSSVSSVSSPSPPQPRSREESGQQLSLQERLRLREEKKKQAALMKALETPEEKRARRLAKKEAKERKKREKMGWGEEYMGYTNTDNPFGDNNLLGTFIWSKALEKKGISHLDEKDLKERNKRIQEDNRLELQKVKQLRLEREREKAMREQELEMLQREKEAEHFKTWEEQEDNFHLQQAKLRSKIRIRDGRAKPIDLLAKYISAEDDDLAVEMHEPYTFLNGLTVSDMEDLVEDIQVYMELEQGKNVDFWRDMTIITEDEIAKLRKLEASGKGGPGERRDGVNASVSSDVQSVFKGKTYNQLQALYQGIESKIRAGGPNLDIGYWESLLQQLKAYMARARLRERHQDVLRQKLYKLKQEQGVESEPLFPIIKRETVSPSDRLDPEESLEAQPGPSSEPEAEQDTEAKGEMEGEAVLMEEDLIQQSLDDYDAGKYSPRLLGPNELPFDAHVLEAEEDTHRLLLLRQQLQVTGDASESTDDIFFRKAKEGMGADEAQFSVEMPLTGRAYLWADKYRPRKPRFFNRVHTGFEWNKYNQTHYDFDNPPPKIVQGYKFNIFYPDLIDKRSTPEYFLEACQDNKDFAILRFHAGPPYEDIAFKIVNREWEYSHRHGFRCQFANGIFQLWFHFKRYRYRR, encoded by the exons ATGGGCTCCGGGTCGCGcagcccggcccggggcggCCGCTCGGagcgggaccgggaccgggaaagagaaagagaaagggagaggcGCTCGCGGTCCGGGAGCCACGGGCGGCGACACCGCAGCCGGACCAAGAGCCGGAGCCGGAGTCGGGGCCGACGCCGGGAGCCGAGCTCGGG CTCGGACTCCGGCGATGAgagacagaaatggaaaaagaaaaaaagaagtcgCAGCCGGGAGCGGCACCGTAAGGACCGGAGGAAACAGCGCTCACGGTCCCAGGGCcgctcctccagctccagcccggAGCGCCGGCGGGACAGGGCAGCGCGGAGCCGAGAGCTGCGCCGCAGGAGAGATGGATCCAAGTCCTCCGTGTCTTCCGtcagctccccctccccgccgcagccccgcaGCCGGGAGGAGTcggggcagcagctgagcctgcAGGAGCGGCTGAGGCTgagggaggagaagaagaaacagGCGGCTCTGATGAAGGCCTTGGAGACGCCCGAGGAGAAGCGGGCACGGAGGTTGGCCAAGAAGGAAGCCAAGGAGAGAAAGAAGCGGGAGAAAATGGGCTGGGGTGAGGAGTACATGGGCTACACCAACACCGACAATCCCTTCGGGGACAACAACCTGCTGGGCACGTTCATCTGGAGCAAg GcactggaaaagaaagggaTCAGCCATCTGGACGAGAAGGACCTGAAGGAGAGGAACAAGCGAATCCAGGAGGACAATcgcctggagctgcagaag GTGAAGCAGCTGCGCCTGGAGCGGGAGCGGGAAAAAGCCATGcgtgagcaggagctggagatgctgcagcGGGAGAAGGAGGCAGAGCACTTCAAAacctgggaagagcaggaggacaACTTCCATTTGCAGCAGGCCAAGCTGCG GTCCAAGATCCGGATTCGGGATGGGAGGGCGAAGCCCATCGATCTTCTGGCCAAGTACATCAGCGCAGAGGACGATGATCTGGCTGTGGAGATGCACGAGCCCTACACCTTCCTCAACGGCTTGACCGTCTCCGACATGGAGGACCTGGTGGAGGACATCCAG GTGTACATGGAGCTGGAGCAAGGAAAAAACGTGGACTTCTGGAGGGACATGACCATCATCACGGAGGATGAGATAGCCAAGCTCCGCAAGCTGGAGGCCTCTGGGAAAGGAGGACCAG GGGAGCGTCGGGATGGTGTCAACGCCTCGGTCAGCTCAGATGTGCAGTCCGTGTTCAAGGGGAAGACGTACAACCAGCTGCAAGCTCTGTACCAGGGCATTGAGAGCAAGATCCGGGCAGGAGGGCCCAACCTGGACATCGGGTACTGGGagagcctcctgcagcagctgaaggcttACATGGCTCGGGCCAG aTTGCGGGAGCGGCACCAGGACGTGCTGCGTCAGAAGCTGTACAAGCtgaagcaggagcagggtgtggAGAGCGAACCGCTCTTCCCCATCATCAAGCGGGAGACAGTTTCCCCCAGTGACAG GCTGGATCCCGAGGAGAGCCttgaggcacagccagggccgTCCTCAGagccagaggcagagcaggacacagaggCCAAGGGAGAGATGGAGGGGGAGGCTGTGCTGATGGAGGAGGATCTgatccagcagagcctggatgaCTATGATGCGGGCAAGTACAGCCCCCGGCTGCTGGGCCCCAATGAGCTGCCCTTCGACGCCCACGTGCTGGAGGCTGAGGAGGACACGCACCGGCTGCTACTCCTgcgccagcagctccaggtgacag GTGATGCTTCCGAGAGCACCGACGACATCTTCTTCCGTAAGGCCAAGGAGGGCATGGGCGCGGACGAGGCACAGTTCAGCGTGGAGATGCCGCTCACGGGCAGGGCCTATCTGTGGGCTGACAAGTACCGGCCCCGCAAGCCCCGCTTCTTCAACCGTGTGCACACAGGCTTCGAGTGGAACAAGTACAACCAGACCCACTACGACTTCGacaaccccccccccaagaTCGTGCAGGGCTATAAGTTCAACATCTTCTACCCCGACCTCATTGACAAGCGCTCAACGCCCGAGTACTTCCTGGAGGCCTGTCAGGACAACAAGGACTTTGCCATCCTGCGCTTCCATGCCGGGCCACCCTATGAGGACATCGCCTTCAAGATCGTCAACAGGGAGTGGGAGTATTCCCACCGCCACGGCTTCCGCTGCCAGTTTGCCAATGGTATCTTCCAGCTCTGGTTCCACTTCAAGCGTTACCGGTACCGCCGGTGA
- the TBXA2R gene encoding thromboxane A2 receptor, protein MEPPNSSTAGQANSCFGVFNASDGRASAQNSIASPWFSTAFGLIGLCSNLFALCVLVSSSRKLSSQARSSFLIFLCGLVVTDFMGLLVTASVIIPYHFTKFSWAEVDPGCHLCNFLGFSMVFFGQCPLLLGATMAGERFLGINRPFSRSTSLSKRRAWAIVGLVWGFSCLLGLLPLFGLGRYTLQFPGSWCFLTLLPDTGDIVFCLLFALLGILSVLLSFILNTVSVVTLCRVYHVRESVQRRRDSEVEMMVQLVGIMIIATICWMPLLIFIVQMVLQHLPGQAQVLPTDTQEMLLIYIRMVTWNQILDPWVYILFRRAVLQRVYPRLPPRPSIASLSPSLPRKLTTGSVLQ, encoded by the exons ATGGAGCCCCCCAACAGCAGCACGGCCGGGCAGGCGAACTCGTGCTTCGGGGTGTTCAATGCCAGCGATGGCCGTGCCAGTGCACAGAACAGCATCGCCTCTCCCTGGTTCTCAACAGCTTTCGGCCTCATCGGCCTCTGCTCCAACCTCTTTGCCCTCTGCGTCCTGGTCAGCTCCTCCCGCAAGCTCTCCAGCCAGGCCCGCTCCTccttcctcatcttcctctgtGGGCTGGTGGTCACAGACTTCATGGGGCTGCTGGTGACAGCCTCGGTCATCATCCCCTACCACTTCACCAAGTTCTCCTGGGCCGAGGTCGACCCTGGCTGCCACCTCTGCAACTTCCTCGGCTTCTCCATGGTCTTCTTTGGGCAGTgcccgctgctgctgggggCCACCATGGCCGGGGAGCGCTTCTTGGGCATCAACCGCCCCTTCTCCCGCTCCACCAGCCTCTCCAAGCGCCGTGCCTGGGCCATCGTGGGGCTGGTGTGGGGCTTCTCCTGCTTGCTGGGACTGCTGCCGCTGTTCGGGCTGGGGCGCTACACGCTGCAATTCCCCGGCTCCTGGTGCTTCCTCACCCTCCTGCCCGACACTGGTGACATTGTCTTCTGCCTGCTCTTTGCACTGCTGGGCATCCTCTCCGTGCTGCTCTCCTTCATCCTCAACACCGTCAGCGTGGTCACGCTCTGCCGCGTCTACCACGTCCGCGAGTCCGTGCAGCGGCGTCGTGACAGCGAGGTGGAGATGATGGTGCAGCTCGTGGGCATCATGATCATTGCCACCATCTGCTGGATGCCCCTCCTG ATCTTCATTGTCCAGATGGTCTTGCAGCACCTGCCTGGCCAGGCCCAGGTGCTGCCCACGGACACgcaggaaatgctgctgatCTACATCCGCATGGTCACCTGGAACCAGATCCTGGACCCCTGGGTGTACATCCTGTTCCGCCGGGCCGTGCTGCAGCGCGTGTACCCCCGGCTGCCCCCCCGGCCCTCCATtgcctccctcagcccctccctgccccgcaAGCTCACCACTGGATCCGTGCTGCAGTAG
- the GIPC3 gene encoding PDZ domain-containing protein GIPC3: MQRAGKHGRQPPEGGPMENGVGQELGTPEPPGPAAPRAPRARPRLVFHTQLAHGSPTGRIEGFTNVKELYTKIAEVFDISPTEILFCTLNTHKVDMQKLLGGQIGLEDFIFAHVRGETKEVEVTKTEDALGLTITDNGAGYAFIKRIKEGSIINRLQTVCVGDSIEAINDHTIVGCRHYEVARMLRELPRAQPFTLRLVQPKKAFDMIGQRTRTGKCPGEGRMASGKETLRLRTKGPAVLEEGPSPSEEEAARRVDDLLESYMGIRDSELASTMVEAAKGSPSVAQLAQGLDSVLGEFAFPQEFVAEVWAAVCHHKGDKE; the protein is encoded by the exons ATGCAGCGGGCGGGCAAGCACGGGCGGCAGCCCCCCGAGGGCGGCCCCATGGAGAACGGcgtggggcaggagctggggacccccgagccgcccggccccgcagccccccgggcTCCCCGCGCCCGACCCAGGCTGGTGTTCCACACGCAGCTGGCCCACGGCAGCCCCACAGGGCGCATCGAGGGCTTCACCAACGTCAAGGAGCTCTACACCAAAATCGCCGAGGTCTTCGACATCTCGCCCACTGAG ATCCTCTTCTGCACGCTCAACACGCACAAAGTGGACATGCAGAAGCTGCTGGGGGGACAGATTGGCCTGGAGGATTTCATCTTCGCTCACGTCCGGGGCGAGACCAAGGAGGTGGAGGTGACCAAGACAGAGGACGCGCTTGGCCTCACCATCACAGACAACGGGGCCGGCTATGCCTTCATCAAG AGGATCAAGGAGGGGAGCATCATCAACCGGCTGCAGACCGTGTGTGTGGGGGACAGCATTGAGGCCATCAACGACCACACCATCGTGGGCTGCCGGCACTACGAGGTGGCCCGGATGCTGCGGGAGCTGCCGCGGGCTCAGCCCTTCACCCTCCGCCTGGTCCAGCCGAAAAAGGCCTTTG ACATGATCGGGCAGCGGACACGGACAGGCAAATGCCCCGGCGAAGGCAGAATGGCCAGCGGGAAGGAAACGCTGCGGCTGCGGACAAAGGGTCCGGCCGTGCTGGAGGAGGGG cccagcccctccgaGGAAGAAGCCGCCCGGCGGGTGGATGACCTGCTGGAGAGTTACATGGGCATCCGCGACAGCGAGCTGG CCTCGACGATGGTGGAGGCAGCCAAGGGCAGCCCCAGCGTGGCTCAGCTTGCCCAGGGGCTGGACTCGGTGTTGGGCGAGTTTGCCTTTCCCCAGGAGTTTGTGGCTGAGGTGTGGGCAGCTGTCTGCCACCACAAGGGGGATAAGGAGTAG
- the HMG20B gene encoding SWI/SNF-related matrix-associated actin-dependent regulator of chromatin subfamily E member 1-related: MAHSTKPAALLHATGKAQHGNFLVAIKQEKGESARVGSEKPEEEPVKKRGWPKGKKRKKILPNGPKAPVTGYVRFLNERREQIRTQHPDLPFPEITKMLGAEWSKLQLSEKQRYLDEAEREKQQYMKELREYQQSEAYKMCTEKIQEKKIKKEDVGTVGVNTLLNGHPQKAGECSDTLSTFDVPIFTEEFLDQNKAREAELRRLRKMNTEFEEQNAILQKHTESMNCAKEKLEQELVQEERQTLALQQQLQSVRQALTASFASLPIPGTGETPTLSTLDFYMAKLHSAIESNPLQHEPLVLRVKEILSRIASEHL; this comes from the exons ATGGcccacagcaccaagcctgccgCCCTGCT GCATGCCACGGGCAAGGCTCAGCATGGGAACTTCCTGGTGGCCATCAAACAGGAGAAGGGAGAGTCGGCGCGGGTGGGCAGCGAGAAGCCGGAGGAGGAG CCGGTGAAGAAGAGGGGCTGGCCCAAGggcaagaagaggaagaagatcCTTCCCAATGGCCCCAAAGCCCCCGTGACGGGCTACGTGCGCTTCCTGAACGAGCGGCGCGAGCAGATCCGCACGCAGCATCCTGACCTGCCCTTCCCAGAGATCACAAAgatgctgggagcagagtggaGCAAACTGCAGCTCTCAGAGAAGCAG CGGTACCTGGACGAGGCAGAGCGGGAGAAGCAGCAGTACATGAAAGAGCTGCGGGAGTACCAGCAGTCAGAGGCCTACAAAATGTGCACAGAGAAGATCCAAGAGAAAAAGATCAAAAAAG AGGACGTGGGCACGGTGGGTGTGAACACCCTACTCAATGGGCACCCACAGAAG GCTGGTGAGTGCAGCGACACCTTATCCACCTTCGATGTGCCTATCTTCACCGAGGAGTTCCTGGACCAAAACAAGG CCCGGGAGGCCGAGCTGCGGCGCCTGCGCAAGATGAACACGGAGTTCGAGGAGCAGAATGCCATCCTGCAGAAGCACACAGAGAGCATGAACTGTGCCaaggagaagctggagcaggagctggtgcaggaGGAGCGGCAgaccctggctctgcagcagcagctccagtctGTGCGGCAGGCCCTCACTGCCAGCTTCGCCTCCCTCCCCATTCCCG GCACTGGGGAGACCCCCACGCTGAGCACCCTGGACTTCTACATGGCCAAACTGCACAGTGCCATTGAGAGCAACCCCCTGCAGCACGAGCCGCTGGTGCTGCGTGTCAAGGAGATCCTGTCCCGGATTGCCAG TGAACACTTGTGA